Proteins encoded in a region of the Streptomyces liliiviolaceus genome:
- a CDS encoding dihydroxy-acid dehydratase — translation MTNPLPGTNPPSGAEPLPGAGPLPGTGTGPLRSDLPAGSSRWAVRRAQWRSLGITDEEMARPKIAIVNSSSDLAACFAHLDDIVPVLKEAIRDAGGLPFEIRTAAPSDFITSAGAGGRYVLPTRDLIVNDIEVVVEGALLDGMVCLSSCDKTAPAHMMAGGRLDVPTLLVACGYQRSALHEDGGADIEDVFLHAGHTALGRTSAEDLLAMSEDAIRGPGVCAGMGTANTMHMASEVLGMALPGTTPTRAEGPVMWDAVRSAGRHIVDMVHAGRTARSVLTPAAIRNAVTVMLAVGGSINSVKHLQAVAVEAGLDVDVWRTYEELADRVPVITAVRPNGPHLIEQLDDAGGTRGVLAALAPLLDLTTVGATGRPLGELLAETPPSDPEFIRPLDDPFSRTPSIVVLRGSLAAEGAIVKLPADEERPTSFRGPARCYPSRETAIAGLAAGEVQAGDVVVLRGMGLHGGPGMAMASAFVFALDGAGLGEKVAVVTDGQLSGLVNKGIVVGEVSPEAAIGGPLGRIHDGDVISIDLTARTVDLEVDPDTLAGRETAPADTVRTPGWLSVYDRTVTSPACGSVLARPDCASACGKPLGAVR, via the coding sequence ATGACCAACCCCCTCCCCGGCACCAACCCTCCATCCGGCGCCGAGCCTCTCCCTGGCGCCGGCCCTCTACCCGGCACCGGCACCGGCCCCCTCCGCAGCGACCTGCCCGCCGGCAGTTCCCGCTGGGCCGTCCGGCGGGCCCAGTGGCGCTCGCTCGGCATCACCGACGAGGAGATGGCCCGGCCCAAGATCGCCATCGTCAACTCCTCCTCCGACCTGGCCGCCTGCTTCGCGCACCTCGACGACATCGTCCCGGTGCTCAAGGAGGCGATACGCGACGCGGGCGGCCTGCCCTTCGAGATCCGTACCGCGGCGCCCTCCGACTTCATCACCAGTGCCGGGGCGGGCGGCCGGTACGTACTGCCCACCCGCGACCTCATCGTCAACGACATCGAGGTCGTGGTGGAGGGTGCCCTGCTCGACGGCATGGTGTGCCTCAGCTCCTGCGACAAGACGGCGCCCGCCCACATGATGGCGGGCGGCCGGCTCGACGTGCCCACCCTGCTCGTCGCGTGCGGCTACCAGCGCAGCGCCCTGCACGAGGACGGCGGCGCCGACATCGAGGACGTCTTCCTGCACGCCGGGCACACCGCCCTCGGCCGTACCTCCGCCGAGGACCTGCTCGCCATGTCCGAGGACGCCATCCGCGGTCCCGGCGTGTGCGCGGGGATGGGCACCGCCAACACCATGCACATGGCCTCCGAGGTGCTCGGCATGGCTCTGCCCGGCACCACCCCGACCCGCGCCGAGGGTCCGGTCATGTGGGACGCGGTGCGCTCGGCCGGCCGGCACATCGTCGACATGGTCCACGCGGGGCGCACGGCACGCTCGGTGCTCACCCCGGCCGCGATCCGCAACGCGGTCACCGTGATGCTCGCGGTCGGCGGCTCGATCAACTCCGTCAAACACCTCCAGGCCGTCGCCGTCGAGGCGGGACTGGACGTCGACGTGTGGCGGACGTACGAGGAACTGGCCGACCGGGTCCCCGTCATCACCGCGGTACGGCCCAACGGCCCCCACCTCATCGAGCAGCTCGACGACGCCGGCGGCACCCGGGGCGTCCTCGCCGCGCTGGCCCCGCTGCTGGACCTCACCACGGTCGGGGCCACCGGCCGCCCCCTCGGTGAACTCCTCGCCGAGACACCGCCGTCCGACCCGGAGTTCATCCGGCCCCTGGACGACCCGTTCTCCCGTACCCCGTCGATCGTCGTCCTGCGCGGGTCCCTGGCGGCCGAGGGCGCGATCGTCAAGCTGCCCGCCGACGAGGAACGGCCCACCTCCTTCCGCGGCCCCGCCCGCTGCTACCCCTCCCGCGAGACCGCCATCGCGGGGCTCGCGGCGGGGGAGGTGCAGGCCGGAGACGTGGTCGTGCTGCGTGGCATGGGGCTGCACGGCGGCCCCGGCATGGCGATGGCCTCGGCGTTCGTGTTCGCCCTCGACGGCGCCGGGCTCGGCGAGAAGGTCGCCGTGGTCACCGACGGCCAGCTCTCCGGACTGGTCAACAAGGGCATCGTCGTCGGCGAGGTCTCCCCGGAGGCCGCGATCGGCGGCCCGCTCGGCCGGATCCACGACGGCGACGTCATCAGCATCGACCTCACCGCCCGCACGGTCGACCTGGAGGTCGATCCGGACACCCTGGCCGGCCGCGAGACCGCCCCCGCGGACACCGTCCGCACGCCCGGCTGGCTGTCCGTGTACGACCGCACCGTCACCAGCCCCGCCTGCGGCTCCGTTCTGGCCCGCCCGGACTGCGCGAGCGCGTGCGGGAAACCCCTGGGAGCAGTCCGATGA